Proteins encoded within one genomic window of Gambusia affinis linkage group LG09, SWU_Gaff_1.0, whole genome shotgun sequence:
- the LOC122836941 gene encoding thiosulfate:glutathione sulfurtransferase-like: MANAIKYKELKALIESSKDLILIDVRSDDEVNGGRIPGSIHIPIHTLDAALSMNPDDFKAKYGIAKPALNIPHLVFYCQAGRRGEMAAGNARQRGYTNARNYAGAYSEWSRRQRN, encoded by the exons ATGGCAAATGCAA tcaaaTACAAGGAACTGAAAGCTCTTATAGAAAGCAGCAAGGATCTGATTCTGATTGATGTCCGCTCTGATGACGAGGTGAATGGAGGACGTATCCCTGGTTCCATTCACATTCCCA TTCACACACTAGACGCTGCTCTTAGCATGAACCCAGATGACTTTAAAGCCAAGTATGGCATAGCGAAGCCAGCGCTGAATATTCCTCATTTGGTGTTTTACTGCCAGGCAGGCAGGCGAGGGGAGATGGCAGCAGGAAATGCGCGGCAAAGAGGATATACTAA tgcACGTAATTATGCCGGAGCCTACAGCGAATGGTCAAGAAGACAAAGGAACTGA
- the si:ch1073-303k11.2 gene encoding leucine-rich repeat neuronal protein 4, whose amino-acid sequence MGSLCGNLAVLLFLSPLMHSHLFARASTSSPPTTRKKIIIMKDFTLVNTSTDYDDYSIIPEVVPSVKHPRLHNKVGTTTCNYNSCLENQEPCDMIKAREGCLCPGRSDENRPPHPPRIQALQPITTGENAGKIEVQWCAPDSDVSSYKVIVEGSGSDLEFGNGARRGTVGYLEVGTKVCVEAINKAGHSSYSDFSCKRYERPESLEVKLLAGVIGGGIVLILLLIIVTVVLCRRKMCQKAQRESVSGLGNPSYKSERGS is encoded by the coding sequence ATGGGATCACTTTGTGGAAACCTGGCTGTACTTCTCTTCCTCTCACCTCTAATGCACTCCCACCTCTTCGCTCGTGCTTCCACGTCTTCCCCACCCACCACTCGTAAGAAGATCATAATCATGAAAGACTTCACCTTGGTTAACACCAGCACTGATTATGATGACTACAGTATTATTCCTGAAGTGGTGCCCTCTGTTAAACATCCCCGTCTGCACAATAAAGTCGGGACTACAACCTGTAACTACAATTCCTGCCTGGAAAATCAGGAGCCCTGTGACATGATCAAAGCTAGAGAAGGGTGTCTCTGCCCTGGGAGGAGTGATGAGAACAGGCCTCCTCATCCTCCACGTATCCAAGCACTGCAGCCGATCACCACAGGGGAAAACGCAGGGAAGATAGAAGTGCAGTGGTGCGCTCCTGACTCAGACGTTTCCTCCTACAAGGTGATTGTAGAGGGAAGTGGCAGCGATTTGGAGTTTGGGAATGGTGCCCGACGAGGCACGGTGGGATATTTGGAGGTGGGGACAAAGGTTTGCGTGGAAGCAATAAACAAAGCAGGACACAGCAGTTACTCAGATTTCTCCTGCAAGCGGTACGAACGCCCTGAATCTTTGGAGGTCAAACTGCTGGCTGGGGTCATAGGAGGAGGAATTGTCTTAATTCTGCTTCTTATTATAGTAACTGTGGTCCTCTGCAGGagaaaaatgtgtcagaaaGCACAGCGGGAATCAGTCAGTGGACTGGGAAACCCCTCTTACAAATCAGAAAGAGGATCATGA
- the zgc:195212 gene encoding DUF4554 domain-containing protein isoform X3, with the protein MGKQRKQSSLKNTGALLVLLWTEKGSSHQMLNCTVATAGSWCFGIAMHTLQADLKKVLLPGVWPCPEPDPEELSAFTDLYGSLKFLLNFQVKNPGHYSSKWQAHVKAFLQTFGLTNAGIRIQLKFKIHGQKSQHDFSSAFLISKVALSVQPPLILDVTCSAQPWCDQRGSWCQKGHPVVGERFPLSIPPKAMDQGLFGELSVQIVTLLSPCVLQYPHLPTELSRMQVLVFSPSNIPVSAPSGFFQSLPVALDYQHLGLDRMHCRSSKASPDDPVHSDGVVFTVDQENWDDPKQEPGHLPVQQSLLLLLFLQHSDPFTSGLTDKMDCELLLELHLEDILRNNRQAVTSALQAELFNTTKTLKERKKKREKLQSAAEVIVSSTISIVSSSSNMDFRSACLKLMKVHDTHELSASLNESLWRVSSWKRLPKVGCYSAQVED; encoded by the exons ATgggaaaacaaaggaaacaatCTAGTTTAAAGAATACTGGAGCACTTTTAGTGCTTTTGTGGACCGAAAAAGGCTCGTCCCATCAGATGTTAAACTGCACTG TTGCAACTGCTGGTTCCTGGTGTTTTGGAATTGCAATGCACACCCTTCAAGCTG ATCTGAAAAAGGTCCTGCTTCCCGGTGTGTGGCCTTGTCCTGAGCCTGATCCTGAGGAGCTGAGCGCCTTCACAGATCTCTACGGATCACTGAAGTTCCTGCTGAATTTTCAG GTGAAAAATCCAGGACATTACTCATCCAAATGGCAGGCTCATGTTAAAGCGTTTCTTCAGACTTTTGGTTTGACTAATGCTGGG ATAAGAATCcaactaaaatttaaaatccaTGGACAGAAATCACAACATGACTTTAG CAGCGCTTTCCTCATAAGTAAAGTTGCTCTTTCAGTCCAACCACCTCTGATCTTGGACGTCACTTGTTCTGCACA ACCATGGTGTGATCAGAGAGGATCGTGGTGTCAGAAAGGACATCCTGTTGTCGGAGAACGGTTTCCTCTCAGCATCCCACCCAAAGCCATGGACCAGGGCCTGTTTGGAGAGCTCAGTGTCCAGATTGTTACGCTGCTGAGCCCCTGTGTGCTGCAGTACCCCCATTTGCCTACGGAGCTATCTCGCATGCAA GTTCTGGTTTTCAGCCCCAGTAACATCCCTGTTTCAGCTCCGTCTGGTTTCTTCCAAAGCCTTCCTGTTGCCTTGGACTACCAGCATCTGGGACTGGACAGAATGCACTGCCGCTCCTCCAAAG CGTCCCCTGATGATCCTGTGCACAGTGATGGTGTTGTATTCACCGTGGACCAGGAAAACTGGGACGATCCAAAGCAGGAACCCGGTCACCTCCCAGTTCAGCAGAGTCTCCTGCTCCTGCTCTTCTTACAGCATAGTGACCCCTTCACCTCTGGGCTCACAGATAAAATGG ATTGTGAATTGTTGTTAGAGCTCCATCTAGAGGACATTCTGAGGAACAACAGGCAGGCCGTCACATCAGCTCTGCAGGCTGAACTGTTCAACACAACGAAgactttaaaagaaagaaaaaag AAACGTGAGAAGCTGCAGTCGGCTGCTGAGGTGATCGTCAGCTCCACCATCAGCAtagtgagcagcagcagcaacatggaCTTCAGAAGTGCCTGCTTGAAACTCATGAAg GTTCATGACACTCATGAGTTATCAGCTTCCCTCAACGAGTCCCTGTGGAGGGTGTCGTCATGGAAACGGCTCCCTAAAGTCGGGTGCTATTCTGCTCag GTTGAAGATTGA
- the LOC122836943 gene encoding thiosulfate:glutathione sulfurtransferase-like — translation MTNPVTYEELKALLAKSKDLILIDVRETDEVNRGCIPRSIHIALGTVETAFKMSPEDFQATYGIPKPALDAPELVFYCRSGRRSAEAISKVRELGYVKARNYSGSYLDWCEREA, via the exons atgACAAACCCAG tCACGTACGAAGAACTGAAGGCTCTCTTGGCCAAAAGCAAAGATCTGATTCTGATTGATGTCCGTGAGACAGACGAGGTGAACAGAGGCTGCATCCCCAGGTCCATTCACATTGCCC TTGGCACTGTCGaaactgctttcaaaatgaGCCCAGAGGATTTCCAGGCCACTTACGGGATTCCCAAACCTGCACTGGATGCGCCTGAGCTGGTGTTTTACTGTCGGTCAGGGAGGCGGTCAGCAGAGGCCATCAGCAAAGTCAGAGAACTCGGATATGTGAA AGCACGTAATTACAGCGGCTCTTACCTGGACTGGTGTGAGAGGGAGGCATAA
- the zgc:195212 gene encoding DUF4554 domain-containing protein isoform X1, whose amino-acid sequence MLREIRQVLRLIQLMGKQRKQSSLKNTGALLVLLWTEKGSSHQMLNCTVATAGSWCFGIAMHTLQADLKKVLLPGVWPCPEPDPEELSAFTDLYGSLKFLLNFQVKNPGHYSSKWQAHVKAFLQTFGLTNAGIRIQLKFKIHGQKSQHDFSSAFLISKVALSVQPPLILDVTCSAQPWCDQRGSWCQKGHPVVGERFPLSIPPKAMDQGLFGELSVQIVTLLSPCVLQYPHLPTELSRMQVLVFSPSNIPVSAPSGFFQSLPVALDYQHLGLDRMHCRSSKASPDDPVHSDGVVFTVDQENWDDPKQEPGHLPVQQSLLLLLFLQHSDPFTSGLTDKMDCELLLELHLEDILRNNRQAVTSALQAELFNTTKTLKERKKKREKLQSAAEVIVSSTISIVSSSSNMDFRSACLKLMKVHDTHELSASLNESLWRVSSWKRLPKVGCYSAQVED is encoded by the exons ATGTTAAGAGAAATACGGCAG GTGCTGAGGCTAATCCAGTTGATgggaaaacaaaggaaacaatCTAGTTTAAAGAATACTGGAGCACTTTTAGTGCTTTTGTGGACCGAAAAAGGCTCGTCCCATCAGATGTTAAACTGCACTG TTGCAACTGCTGGTTCCTGGTGTTTTGGAATTGCAATGCACACCCTTCAAGCTG ATCTGAAAAAGGTCCTGCTTCCCGGTGTGTGGCCTTGTCCTGAGCCTGATCCTGAGGAGCTGAGCGCCTTCACAGATCTCTACGGATCACTGAAGTTCCTGCTGAATTTTCAG GTGAAAAATCCAGGACATTACTCATCCAAATGGCAGGCTCATGTTAAAGCGTTTCTTCAGACTTTTGGTTTGACTAATGCTGGG ATAAGAATCcaactaaaatttaaaatccaTGGACAGAAATCACAACATGACTTTAG CAGCGCTTTCCTCATAAGTAAAGTTGCTCTTTCAGTCCAACCACCTCTGATCTTGGACGTCACTTGTTCTGCACA ACCATGGTGTGATCAGAGAGGATCGTGGTGTCAGAAAGGACATCCTGTTGTCGGAGAACGGTTTCCTCTCAGCATCCCACCCAAAGCCATGGACCAGGGCCTGTTTGGAGAGCTCAGTGTCCAGATTGTTACGCTGCTGAGCCCCTGTGTGCTGCAGTACCCCCATTTGCCTACGGAGCTATCTCGCATGCAA GTTCTGGTTTTCAGCCCCAGTAACATCCCTGTTTCAGCTCCGTCTGGTTTCTTCCAAAGCCTTCCTGTTGCCTTGGACTACCAGCATCTGGGACTGGACAGAATGCACTGCCGCTCCTCCAAAG CGTCCCCTGATGATCCTGTGCACAGTGATGGTGTTGTATTCACCGTGGACCAGGAAAACTGGGACGATCCAAAGCAGGAACCCGGTCACCTCCCAGTTCAGCAGAGTCTCCTGCTCCTGCTCTTCTTACAGCATAGTGACCCCTTCACCTCTGGGCTCACAGATAAAATGG ATTGTGAATTGTTGTTAGAGCTCCATCTAGAGGACATTCTGAGGAACAACAGGCAGGCCGTCACATCAGCTCTGCAGGCTGAACTGTTCAACACAACGAAgactttaaaagaaagaaaaaag AAACGTGAGAAGCTGCAGTCGGCTGCTGAGGTGATCGTCAGCTCCACCATCAGCAtagtgagcagcagcagcaacatggaCTTCAGAAGTGCCTGCTTGAAACTCATGAAg GTTCATGACACTCATGAGTTATCAGCTTCCCTCAACGAGTCCCTGTGGAGGGTGTCGTCATGGAAACGGCTCCCTAAAGTCGGGTGCTATTCTGCTCag GTTGAAGATTGA
- the LOC122836940 gene encoding thiosulfate:glutathione sulfurtransferase-like, producing MEKTIKYEELKALIKSNKDLVLIDVRSHGEVAGGRIPGAINIPIHTLDAALKMNPDDFKANYGIVKPPLNVPHLVFYCQSGGRSRMATTKAVQNGYNNVWNYAGAYSEWSRKEKK from the exons ATGGAAAAGACAA taaaatacGAGGAACTGAAAGCTCTTATAAAAAGCAACAAggatctggttctgattgatGTGCGCTCCCATGGTGAGGTGGCTGGAGGACGTATACCTGGTGCCATTAACATTCCCA TTCACACACTAGACGCTGCTCTTAAAATGAACCCAGATGACTTTAAAGCCAACTATGGTATAGTGAAGCCACCGCTGAATGTTCCTCATTTGGTGTTTTACTGCCAGTCAGGCGGGCGATCAAGGATGGCAACAACAAAGGCGGTCCAAAACGGATATAATAA TGTGTGGAATTATGCTGGAGCCTACAGCGAATggtcaagaaaagaaaagaaatga
- the zgc:195212 gene encoding DUF4554 domain-containing protein isoform X2 yields MLREIRQVLRLIQLMGKQRKQSSLKNTGALLVLLWTEKGSSHQMLNCTVATAGSWCFGIAMHTLQADLKKVLLPGVWPCPEPDPEELSAFTDLYGSLKFLLNFQVKNPGHYSSKWQAHVKAFLQTFGLTNAGIRIQLKFKIHGQKSQHDFSAFLISKVALSVQPPLILDVTCSAQPWCDQRGSWCQKGHPVVGERFPLSIPPKAMDQGLFGELSVQIVTLLSPCVLQYPHLPTELSRMQVLVFSPSNIPVSAPSGFFQSLPVALDYQHLGLDRMHCRSSKASPDDPVHSDGVVFTVDQENWDDPKQEPGHLPVQQSLLLLLFLQHSDPFTSGLTDKMDCELLLELHLEDILRNNRQAVTSALQAELFNTTKTLKERKKKREKLQSAAEVIVSSTISIVSSSSNMDFRSACLKLMKVHDTHELSASLNESLWRVSSWKRLPKVGCYSAQVED; encoded by the exons ATGTTAAGAGAAATACGGCAG GTGCTGAGGCTAATCCAGTTGATgggaaaacaaaggaaacaatCTAGTTTAAAGAATACTGGAGCACTTTTAGTGCTTTTGTGGACCGAAAAAGGCTCGTCCCATCAGATGTTAAACTGCACTG TTGCAACTGCTGGTTCCTGGTGTTTTGGAATTGCAATGCACACCCTTCAAGCTG ATCTGAAAAAGGTCCTGCTTCCCGGTGTGTGGCCTTGTCCTGAGCCTGATCCTGAGGAGCTGAGCGCCTTCACAGATCTCTACGGATCACTGAAGTTCCTGCTGAATTTTCAG GTGAAAAATCCAGGACATTACTCATCCAAATGGCAGGCTCATGTTAAAGCGTTTCTTCAGACTTTTGGTTTGACTAATGCTGGG ATAAGAATCcaactaaaatttaaaatccaTGGACAGAAATCACAACATGACTTTAG CGCTTTCCTCATAAGTAAAGTTGCTCTTTCAGTCCAACCACCTCTGATCTTGGACGTCACTTGTTCTGCACA ACCATGGTGTGATCAGAGAGGATCGTGGTGTCAGAAAGGACATCCTGTTGTCGGAGAACGGTTTCCTCTCAGCATCCCACCCAAAGCCATGGACCAGGGCCTGTTTGGAGAGCTCAGTGTCCAGATTGTTACGCTGCTGAGCCCCTGTGTGCTGCAGTACCCCCATTTGCCTACGGAGCTATCTCGCATGCAA GTTCTGGTTTTCAGCCCCAGTAACATCCCTGTTTCAGCTCCGTCTGGTTTCTTCCAAAGCCTTCCTGTTGCCTTGGACTACCAGCATCTGGGACTGGACAGAATGCACTGCCGCTCCTCCAAAG CGTCCCCTGATGATCCTGTGCACAGTGATGGTGTTGTATTCACCGTGGACCAGGAAAACTGGGACGATCCAAAGCAGGAACCCGGTCACCTCCCAGTTCAGCAGAGTCTCCTGCTCCTGCTCTTCTTACAGCATAGTGACCCCTTCACCTCTGGGCTCACAGATAAAATGG ATTGTGAATTGTTGTTAGAGCTCCATCTAGAGGACATTCTGAGGAACAACAGGCAGGCCGTCACATCAGCTCTGCAGGCTGAACTGTTCAACACAACGAAgactttaaaagaaagaaaaaag AAACGTGAGAAGCTGCAGTCGGCTGCTGAGGTGATCGTCAGCTCCACCATCAGCAtagtgagcagcagcagcaacatggaCTTCAGAAGTGCCTGCTTGAAACTCATGAAg GTTCATGACACTCATGAGTTATCAGCTTCCCTCAACGAGTCCCTGTGGAGGGTGTCGTCATGGAAACGGCTCCCTAAAGTCGGGTGCTATTCTGCTCag GTTGAAGATTGA